The Moorena producens PAL-8-15-08-1 genomic interval TTCATAGGCTGTTGGGATGATCTCCCCAATCATTTGCCTAAGAGTTTCGGTAATATCATCCTTTGGATCAGTTCTCAAAGTCATCAGGTTACCTCATTTACAGCGGTTTGCAATTCGGTAAGTTACAAATTATTTGGTGTTAGGGAACAGGGAACAGGGAACAGGGAACAGGGAACAGAGAAGAGGAAACGGGGTAAAAAAAACGTGTACATTATAGTTATGAAAAACGCTGTATTTATTTTTTTTATAAGCTGCTGTAAATTTAAATTTTAGTATTTATCATAGCTATCAGCGTAACTTCTCAATAACCGCTGTCGGGTGAAAGAGATAGGTATTGACGTAGGCCCCCTTGTCAAGAGTGCATAAATCTGGTTAAACAAAGGTATGTCTGAAAACTCTGTGCAAGTAAAAAATGAACAACTCACCGACCTTCATGAGGTCGAGGAGCTGCGTGCGCTTATCAGGCAACAAGCTGAAACGATAGCGGAACTGGCCAAGCACAATCAAGAGTTAAGCAAGCGCATCCGTGAATTGGAGGAAGAGTTACTAGCTAAAAAGAAACTGAATAAAAAGCCTCAACTTAGTGCGAGTAAGCTCAATGAAGAGAAGCAGCTAGAACTTAAGCAAAGGAAAGGTAAACGTCCGGGTTCAGCCAAACGCAGTAAGAAAGATAGCTTCGTGGTGGACACCGAATGGAAAATAGAACCCTCTCAACTGCCAGAAGGGGCAAAATTTAATGGATACCGAGAATATGATGTTCAAGAACTTCGCATAGAAAGAAATAACATCCGCTTCTTTTTAGCCGAATATGTGTTACCAGATGGAGGGGTAATCAGTGGTCAATTACCGTCAGAGTATCAGCAATTCTGGACATTATGGCCCGCAACTAGTGGGATATATCTTGCACCAGTACTATCACAATCGAGTGACGCAACCTTTGATTCATGAGCAGCTACTGGAATGGGGTATCGAGATATCGGTCGGTCAAATCAATTCTATCCTCAGCGCAAATATAGATGTGTTTCATACTGAACAGGCATCGGTTTTAGGGGCAGGATTAAAATTCTCAGAGTATGTTCACACCGATGATACCGGAGCACGACACAGTGGGAAGAACGGGTATTGCACGGTGATTGGCAATGAATGGTTTACTTTCTTTGCGAGCACCCCCCGCAAGACTCGACGCAACTTCTTATCGGTATTACAAGGCAATGCCCCGATTTATGTACTCAATCAGGATGCCCACCAATATGCACGCTTCCTATAAGTTAGCCGACAAGCATATGAACCGATTGAGCTTTGGTTCAACGGTTCTAGGGAATAACCCTGAGCAATGGCAGAACTATTTAGAGTCGATTGGCATTGTGCAGACCAAAGTCGCAGAGAGGGTGACCGAAGCCGCTCTGCTGGGTGGATTAATCGAGAGTGGCATTAACCGAAAATTGCTGATTCTCTCAGATGGAGCCAGACAGTTCAATATTCTCATTCATGGGTTGTGTTGGGTTCATGGTGAACGAATCATCCGCAAATTAGAGGGGAGTACCGCTGAGTTTCGAGAGAACATTGAGGAAGTCCAAACCCTTCTATGGGAGTACTACCAACAGTTAAAAGCCTATCAAGATCACCCGAGTGCCGAGCAAAAGCAGTACCTATCTGCTCGCTTTGATGAAATCTTTGGTCGGTGTTATCTGCACCACCCCACTCTGAGCAACGCATTGAACCAATTTAGACAAAACAAGGAGCAATTGCTTCGGGTGCTCGACAAACCCAATATCCCTTTGCACAATAATGCCGCCGAATCTGACATCAGAGAATTTGTGACCCGTCGAAAAATCAGTGGTGGCACTCGCTCTGAGGCCGGACGAAAAGCCAGAGATACCATGATTGGTCTGAAAAAGACCTGTCGCAAATTAGGGATTTGTTTTTGGGCGTATTTACTGTCTCGCTTGCGAGGGGATGACAAAATCCCCCCCTTACCAGATTTGATTCGACAAAAGGCTATAGAGCATGGACTGGTGGGTAGCCCTGCCTGATAAATTGCTGATCCAATCTGTCAACCAGCGGTTATTGAGAAATTGCCTATCAGCTACAGATTTTTTTTCATTATAGCACTACGCATTCAGATGTTTGACATTCCTAAACTCCGAAACTTAGTCATAGCTTACTTCTGACTTCTGACTTCTGACTTCTGACTTCTGACTTGCGCGTAGCGCTATATTACCTATTTCCTGCTCTCCTGTTCCCTGTTCCCTATTCCCTGTTCCCTTTAAAAAATAATAATCAACCTTTCCTTTTTATCACCACAGTTTCAACTAGAGTCAGGGATAGACATACTGCAATCATTAGCCGAATCCCATCCTGTACTGCGATTACTAAATAAGTAACGATGTCTTCCTGTAGTGCTATTGTTTGGTAATCTACTTTAATCAACATTTGCTCAAACCAATTTAGAGAATTTGGCTCTTGATGATACAGAGGATAAGCCAAAATATCTAATAATATAGCACTACGCGCTACTGTTAGGACAATACTATGATAGAATAATGAATATCAGAATAATTGTAAATAGTATGCCTGCACCCTATAGTTACGATTTGCGTTCAAAAGCGATCGAAGCCGTTAAACGAGGAAAAAAAAAATAGAGGTAAGCCGTTTTTTTAAAATTAGTAGAAATACCTTGGATCTCTGGCTAAAAAAAGAAAGAGAAACAGGAGACTATCAAGCTAGTCAACCTGTAGGAGTAGGAACTGTCCCCAAAATTACCGACGAGCGAAAAATTTCGAAAATTTGTCGAAGAACATAGTGACAAAACCCAAAAACAGATGGCTGAAATTTTGGGAAATAACGTGACACAACAAAATGTTAGTTATGCCATCAAAAAACTGGGGTTTACGCGCAAAAAAAACTTAGGGTTACCGAGAACGAGATGAGCAGAAAAGAGAAGAATTTATCAAAAAGCTAGAGGAAATAGAAAACACCAGAAAAGTTTATGTAGATGAAGCTGGATTCGATAATAGAGAGGATTACCCCTATGGCTATAGTCTTAAAGGACAAAGATTTTATGCTCTGAAGTCGGGAAAACGAACAGAAAGAGTGAGTTGGCTATCTGCCTTAAAAGAGAACCAATTATTGGCTCCTTTAACTTTTGAGGGTTCATGTAATAGAAATTTATTTTAAAATTGGTTAATACACTGTTTAATACCTAACTTAGATTCAGGAGATATTATTATTATTGACAATGCCAGTTTTCATAAAGGAGAATATATCAGAGAAATTGTTGAAGAAGCCGGATGCGAAATTTGGTATTTACCAGCTTCTCTTGATGCAGTCGCTCATGGGGGAAACCCCCAAGACCGCGCTGCCTTCCCAAGACCGCGCTGCATCGCTATTCACCAGATTTGAATAAAATAGAGAATTGGTGGGCTGTTTTAAAAACATGGATGAAACAAAGAATTATTGAATTTGATACTGTACGAGAATGTGTAGATGCAGGGTTCAAAAAATGTCCTAATGTATGCGCGTAGTGCTATACTAGCACAAGCAAACCTGCAGTTCCTCCAATTAATAATCTTCGCATTGACACTCCCCGCGCTAAAGCGACGGGGATTCTAAGTTCACCGTAGCTACTTGCTCTACCAGGGTTGCCCCAAGCAAAGTAGAGGTTGCTACTCCCTTAGCGTTACTTCGGGTATGCCCTACCCTAGATTTTGCCTTCTGCAAAATGTTGATAGCCGCGTTGGTGTCCCGATGCAACTGACAGCCACACTGACAGACATGAGTACGAGTAGACAGAGATTTATTGACTACCCGTTTACACTGATTGCATTGTTGGCTAGTGTAGTGTGGTGGAACAGCAACAGCTAGTTTCTCAAACTTGCCAGCAAAGTACTCTATCCACTGTCTGAACTGATACCAACTAGCATCAGCGATTGACTTAGCTAAGCAGTGGTTCTTGAGCATATTGCTAACCCTTAAGTCTTCATAGGCTACTAAATCGTTAGATTTGCAAACGTTACGCGCCACTCTCTTGGCATGTTCATTCCGTTGCCTACTTACTCTCAAGTGTTTTCTGGAGTATCTAGCTCTGGCTTGACGGCGTCGAATCGAACCTTTCTGCTTTTTATAGATGCGACGTTGAGCCTGTTTGATGTCAGATTCAGCAATTCTTAGGAACCTGGGATTAGGTTCTTGGTAGCCATTGGAGTCAGTATAGAAAAACTCCAGACCAACATCTAGCCCAATCTCAAGACCTGTTTTGGGCTGAGCATCAACACACTCAATATCAACACAAAACTGGCAATAATAGCCATCAGCCCGACGTACTAAACGAACTCGCTTGATAGATTTTACAGGATAGATATGAATATCCCACTTACCTAAAAGCTTCAGCTCACCAATACCTTTTTGATCAGTAATAGTGATACGCCGCTTTGTGTGGTGAAGCTTCCAACCCGTGGTTTTGTACTCAACAGAGCGGTTGTCTTTCTGGAATCTGGGATATCCTTTCTTTCCTGGTTTATGATACTTGCAATTGTCGTAAAACCGAGAAATTGCCAACCACGCCCGTTCAGCAGATGCTTGACAAGCCATAGAATTAAGGTCTTTAACAAAAATGAATTCGTTGCGTAGTTCTGTTGAGTACTTGTTTAAGTCAAAACGCAATATATTGGCTTCTCTGGGTGCATCCATCCAGTACCTCAAACACTTATTGCGAATGAATTGAACTGTCATGATGGCTTCATCAATAGCCTGATATTGAGCTTGTTTGGCTTTGACTTTGTACTCTAAAACTAGCATTGATTCGACCGAGTCAATATGGTTGTTTGCTTGCTGCTATCAACATAGCACAGTACCATCTAGTTGTCGATAGGATTCGCCAAACAACTCAACAATGAGACGGAAGTCTATAAAATACAAGCATCATAACCATTCAGTGGGATTGGCGTGTGTTCATCTAGTATGGATTCCCAAGAGGAGGAAACCTGTCCTAATCGGGGATTTCGCAACACGCTCTCCGAGAAATATTTTATGAATTGGCTATTGAGAAAGAATGGGAAATTAAAGCCGTTGAAATAGCACCCGACCACATTCACTTGTTCGTTTGTCATCAGCCCAATTATTCTATTAACCAGGTTGTGCAAGCTTTCAAAGGTAGGTCATCGTGTTATCTAAGACGAGAATTTCCTCACCTGCTGAAGCTTCCAAGCTTGTGGACTCGTTCATATTTTCACACAACCGCAGGTAGTGTCAGTTCTAAAGTCATTATGAAATATATTAATGACCCTCATCACAATACTCATTGATGAAGACGGCGCTTAAAAGCGCTACCTTGCCTTCATCCGCCATCTAAAGATAGGCGGTTGAAGGCTGCGTCAATAATCATCTTTTTAATAACCTTTTACAAAATGACATGATATCTACTCTCGATGCTCCCATCCTCCCTTAGTATCCTTAGCCATTACCTATTACCAAAAGGTATTGGTAGAAAGTTGTAAGGGCGCACAGCTGTACACCCTTACTAAATTTTGACCTTTTGACTGACGAATAATCACACGCTGCAGACAAAAAATACTGACAAAAAATACTGACAAAACCCCTTAATGACTTAAGGCTCCATGGAGTAATCCACCAGCACCTCCACCGACCATTGGACGCCAAACTGACTTTGGCTCAATGCCTCGTCGATAGCCTTGTATCCATGGTTGAGCAAATTTTATCGGTTTCCAAATGGTAGAGACTGGACTAAACATTCCTGTAACTGCACCTCCTGCTGCTGCTTGGAAAACACCATCACTTAGGCGTCTACCAGAAATAGCGTTGGATGCTACCTGAAAAGCTGCTCCTGATGCAGCACCAATTCCAGCTGATACGAGCAGTGGAGCAAGTGCTCCTTTAATCTGGTCTGTCTCGGTTTTTGTTTGTTCCGTAAACTCTAAATATTCAATTTTCATTTTCTGTCTGCTTAAGGTGTTTTATTATTATTACTATTACTGCCAAAAATGTTTCGCCAAATTGGCGTTTAAAATTATATAGAGTAAAGGGAACAGGGAATAGGGAATAGGGAATAGGGAGTAGGGAGTAGGGAGTAGGGAGTTGTTCGCGTAGCGTGGCCAAAGGCCAAGGTTGTTCGCGTAGCGTGGCCGTTCGCGTAGCGTGGCCAAAAGGCCAAAAGGCCAAAAGGCCAAGGTTGTTCGCGTAGCGTGGCCGTTCGCGTAGCGTGGCCAAAAGGCCAAAAGGCCAAGGTTTAAGGTTATTTTGTTGGAAGTTTAAAATTTAAATTTAAAGGTTGACAATTAACTGTTAACTGTCAACCTTCAACTGTTATGATTTTTTATTCAATTTTTTTATTCAATTAACGAACAACCGTAGAAGGCTAAGCGAACAGCGATTAGCGCTACTTGAGGTGCCAAAAGCCAACGGCTGACCGCTGACCACTGACTACTGACGGCTGATAGCTGAATGCTTACTAGAAGGTTAAGCGATCGCATTCACAAAATTCTGATAAGCGGTCTCAACCTTCTGGGATTGGGAGGCGACATCAGCCTCTAACTGTTTCAAGCGAGCTAATTCTTGCTCCCGATTAATTTCATGAGATTCTTTTTGCTTCATTAAATTATCTAATTCCGCTTTGCGAGCCTTAATATCATCATCCATCCGCTCAGTTACTTCCTGCTCATACACATCAAAACATTCTTTGATAGCATCATAAATTGGTTGCCATTGCTCTTGTGCTACCTCAGGCAAATATTTCACCAACTCTTTTCTAGCTGCTTTCACCAATTCCTTACGAGCTTGATCGGCTTGCACGACTCCAACCCCTAATCCTAATAAGGCTAGATGCACTGGTCCGATAAAAATCCAAGGAATAGAGCTAATGATGCCACCAATTGCCATAACTGTGATGAAATTCAGCACAATATTTTTCCAATCGAAACCAGCTCCAGCCATGGCAACTCCTGCTATATTACCCCTAGCTAAGGAAAATAATCCTGCTGCCCATTTTGCCCAAGCAGGAGCGTTATCTTCTTTGGTGTAGCTGCTCACCGGTCTTACGGTTTGTCCGGTTAATTTTTGATTAATTTTATCCGTGACTTTAGTATAGGAAGCACCGTAGGTTACCGCACTGCGAGATAGCTGTTCAAAGGCAGCATCCATCTCTTTTTCAGCTGTCTTACTCCACTCTGATAATTTATCATTAATATACCGTTCAAAGCCCTTTCTCAATTCGGATTCAAAGGCTTCTCGTTTGCCTGTACTCAAGAAATCCATAAATCGGAGTTCAGGTTGATAGTATAAAAAATCCGACTCAAAGGTATTTCCTAAATTTAATACATAGGTACGAAATGAATCTGCGATCGCTTTCGCTTTACTATCCCGAACAGTTTTAATTTCATCCTTGAATTGCTCACCAATATCCTTAAGTTTATTAAATTCGGGTTCAACGGAATTAATCCGTTCTTTCAATTCATTTAAATCTTGCTCTAGCAAGGGGATGCGACGTTCAATAGCTTCATGAACATGGTTACTACCTTGACGGGCTAAGGTTCTCGCTTGTCGTAATTCAGAAATAGCTCGTTCCTTCGTTAAAAATGTATTGAGTGCTCCCATAAACTCCGGAAATCCTGTGCCATCAAGAGACACCTCTGGATTTTTCACTCGCTTGCGCAGGGCATTAATTGCTGAAATTTCAAACACTCGTTCATCATAGATATCATAGCCATCTACCTGACAATAGTCTGCCAAGTTAGCCTGAAATACTCGCCGTAGTCTATCTTCAGCTTCTTCTAATTCTTCTGTATCATCCGGGTCAATCAAACTTTCCCGAATCTGATCCCAAGCATTAATTAGAAAGAAAACCGTTAATCCCCGG includes:
- a CDS encoding IS66 family transposase translates to MPTNMHASYKLADKHMNRLSFGSTVLGNNPEQWQNYLESIGIVQTKVAERVTEAALLGGLIESGINRKLLILSDGARQFNILIHGLCWVHGERIIRKLEGSTAEFRENIEEVQTLLWEYYQQLKAYQDHPSAEQKQYLSARFDEIFGRCYLHHPTLSNALNQFRQNKEQLLRVLDKPNIPLHNNAAESDIREFVTRRKISGGTRSEAGRKARDTMIGLKKTCRKLGICFWAYLLSRLRGDDKIPPLPDLIRQKAIEHGLVGSPA
- a CDS encoding RNA-guided endonuclease InsQ/TnpB family protein, translating into MLVLEYKVKAKQAQYQAIDEAIMTVQFIRNKCLRYWMDAPREANILRFDLNKYSTELRNEFIFVKDLNSMACQASAERAWLAISRFYDNCKYHKPGKKGYPRFQKDNRSVEYKTTGWKLHHTKRRITITDQKGIGELKLLGKWDIHIYPVKSIKRVRLVRRADGYYCQFCVDIECVDAQPKTGLEIGLDVGLEFFYTDSNGYQEPNPRFLRIAESDIKQAQRRIYKKQKGSIRRRQARARYSRKHLRVSRQRNEHAKRVARNVCKSNDLVAYEDLRVSNMLKNHCLAKSIADASWYQFRQWIEYFAGKFEKLAVAVPPHYTSQQCNQCKRVVNKSLSTRTHVCQCGCQLHRDTNAAINILQKAKSRVGHTRSNAKGVATSTLLGATLVEQVATVNLESPSL
- a CDS encoding dynamin family protein; translated protein: MSAKIETTNFLNDLDRVATVRGEIAGYLNQISNILEQSESAGEQNSGKLGLDRDIEDISKASKNLYQGRFRLLVLGDMKRGKSTFLNALIGENLLPSDVNPCTALLTVLRYGSQKKVTVYFNDDTAPEEIDFKSFKHRYTIDPAEAKRLEQQKKLAFPNVSHAIVEYPLPLLEKGIEIVDSPGLNDTEARNELSLGYINNCHAILFVLRATQPCTLGERRYLENYLKDRGLTVFFLINAWDQIRESLIDPDDTEELEEAEDRLRRVFQANLADYCQVDGYDIYDERVFEISAINALRKRVKNPEVSLDGTGFPEFMGALNTFLTKERAISELRQARTLARQGSNHVHEAIERRIPLLEQDLNELKERINSVEPEFNKLKDIGEQFKDEIKTVRDSKAKAIADSFRTYVLNLGNTFESDFLYYQPELRFMDFLSTGKREAFESELRKGFERYINDKLSEWSKTAEKEMDAAFEQLSRSAVTYGASYTKVTDKINQKLTGQTVRPVSSYTKEDNAPAWAKWAAGLFSLARGNIAGVAMAGAGFDWKNIVLNFITVMAIGGIISSIPWIFIGPVHLALLGLGVGVVQADQARKELVKAARKELVKYLPEVAQEQWQPIYDAIKECFDVYEQEVTERMDDDIKARKAELDNLMKQKESHEINREQELARLKQLEADVASQSQKVETAYQNFVNAIA